One segment of Pandoraea pnomenusa DNA contains the following:
- a CDS encoding MFS transporter — MEISALMNRRGITPFQWRVIALCFLIVTLDGFDTAAIGYLAPAIRTEWAMATTSLGTVFGAGLGGLMLGCFIFGPLADRIGRKRVLILSVILFSVGSIASAFVHSPSELAVMRFLTGIGLGGAMPNAITLSSEYCAERMRSLLVTATFCGFTLGFAIGGEIVAQTLPHIGWRGVLIAGGVVPLAVVPVLMRWLPESMRYLAARGDRAEQLLAIARQIDPQVTRIDPEVAPAGASDSAVGGLFARRYVVGTMLLWATYFCTLCAFYLLTSWLPLVVKDSGYSLAEAARIGAMLPLGGTVGAVLIGFAMDRTSPYRVLAASYVMAGVALCVLGTVTHQAGWLMLVVFLAGFGVAGSQTGANALTAAYYPTASRATGVAWALGVGRLGSILGSSLGGVLIASSSSIAQAFQIVAIPAFLAAALMLVMRRRVSWASARTPAAKSAAGAV; from the coding sequence ATGGAAATATCCGCTTTGATGAATCGCAGGGGCATCACGCCGTTTCAATGGCGCGTGATCGCCCTGTGCTTTCTGATCGTCACGCTCGACGGCTTCGACACGGCCGCCATCGGCTATCTCGCGCCGGCCATTCGCACGGAATGGGCGATGGCGACAACGAGCCTTGGCACCGTGTTCGGCGCAGGTCTGGGCGGCCTGATGCTCGGCTGCTTCATCTTCGGTCCGTTGGCCGACCGTATCGGCCGAAAGCGTGTGCTGATTCTCTCCGTGATCCTGTTCTCGGTGGGCAGCATCGCCTCGGCCTTCGTCCATAGTCCCAGCGAGCTCGCCGTCATGCGCTTCCTGACCGGCATCGGGTTGGGCGGCGCCATGCCCAACGCCATCACGCTGAGCTCGGAGTACTGTGCCGAGCGCATGCGCTCGCTGCTGGTGACGGCCACGTTCTGCGGCTTCACGCTGGGCTTTGCCATCGGTGGCGAGATCGTCGCGCAGACGCTGCCGCACATTGGTTGGCGCGGCGTGCTGATCGCCGGCGGCGTGGTGCCGCTCGCGGTCGTGCCGGTGCTCATGCGCTGGTTGCCGGAGTCGATGCGTTACCTCGCCGCGCGCGGCGATCGCGCCGAGCAGTTGCTGGCCATCGCGCGTCAAATCGACCCGCAGGTCACGCGCATCGACCCGGAGGTCGCCCCGGCCGGGGCTTCGGATTCGGCGGTGGGCGGACTGTTCGCCCGTCGTTATGTGGTCGGCACGATGCTGCTCTGGGCGACGTACTTCTGCACGCTCTGCGCGTTCTACCTGTTGACGAGCTGGTTGCCGCTCGTCGTCAAGGATTCGGGCTATTCGCTCGCCGAGGCGGCGCGCATCGGCGCAATGCTGCCGCTCGGCGGCACGGTCGGTGCGGTGCTGATCGGCTTCGCCATGGATCGTACGAGCCCGTACCGCGTGCTGGCGGCATCGTACGTGATGGCCGGCGTGGCGCTGTGCGTGCTTGGCACGGTGACGCATCAGGCAGGGTGGCTCATGCTCGTGGTGTTCCTCGCCGGCTTCGGCGTGGCCGGCTCGCAAACCGGTGCCAACGCGTTGACGGCGGCGTATTACCCTACGGCGTCGCGCGCGACCGGCGTCGCATGGGCGCTTGGCGTGGGACGTCTCGGCTCGATTCTCGGGTCGAGCCTGGGCGGCGTGCTGATCGCATCGTCGTCGAGCATCGCGCAGGCGTTCCAGATCGTCGCCATCCCGGCGTTCCTCGCGGCGGCACTCATGCTGGTGATGCGTCGTCGCGTGAGCTGGGCGAGCGCGCGGACGCCGGCGGCCAAGTCCGCGGCAG